The nucleotide window AGAGAGGTAGGGGAGCAGTCTGGCTCCcatggctttctagtaacaaactctggtgaactctgtggtGGGGCCAGGGCAACAGCACCCATGCCCACCacctctggcacatgtgctataGATTTGCCACTACAGACCTAGAGAATCTTCCCTTTTATCTTATAGTTAGCATGACTATCTATTAGAGTGTAAATTGCTTAAGGGCAGGAATTACATTTTCTGTATTGTAAAGTGTCCTAGCACCTGTAATTTCCTCAAAACTGTTGCATTAGAAAGCAAATAGGTTGTTGATTTATCTTGATTTATCCTCAAATCACAATTGTTATTGGACAATTTGTATTTGTGAATCATTTTTCCAAAtgccatttctcttctttatatgAATAACTAGAGTCCAGCAAaacatattcttttctctcttttttttaacctgaactcagcaaattaaaaaaaaataattaaaaaatttaataacagatttccacatgagttttcttaAGTTATgtaatccaaattgttttcctctcttcttccctcccctatcccagagctgacaagcaattcaatctgggttatgtaaaaatatattattttcaaggAGAGAGCAGTGTGGATGTGTAGAATATGGAGAAGTGTTTCTTggacaaagatgaaaagaagcTTAGGTAAAATCCTTCTTCTGGGAAATCCTTttgagaatataataaaaatgattgctactcctttcacctttctgtcccttctccactaatagaaaggagaaaaaaaacaaccaggaCATTGAATAGATGATAATTTTTATTCTCAGTTTTATATCTCTAGATATGCAGGGTAATTTCTTATGAATAATGGAATAATGGGAATAAAGGGATTTGGATACAGATATAATATGATATCATAAAGTcccattcaatcattcatttataGGCATTTGGTGAACAGATACTCTGTGAGCAGTACCATAAGAGGTCCTGGAGTGAAATATCAAAAGGAGAGTCTTCTCTCCAAGTTTTTCATcgatttaggggaaaaaaagactcatGCCTGAAATAAGGGGGAAAAGTAATATAAAGTAGAGCAAAATAATATGTTAATGACATGTATTCTTCAGTGTTGTaggaatttaaaataaagatgatgGCCATTGTGGTTTGTGATCAAGGCATGCTCATTAGAGGAAATAGTTCTCTTAATAGAGGATGCTGTGGAAATATTTACAAGAAGGGGATAACCCAGAAAGAAACTCCTTTTTGAAAGAAAAGCATAGTGTCCctcaaatctttccatttctgatCTCTACTATTCTGGGGGTGAGGTAATTGATATTTTTGGACCTCTAATAAAACTGCATTACATATATTCTGAAGACACCTGACTCTCACAACTGAGACATGGGAGTAACGCCAAGAGGTTGGAATGCCCCGGAGAGGGTAAGAATAACTTACAATGGCTTAGATGACTGCTGTCATCTTTTTGTCTCTTTGCAGTTGTCAGGAAATGGCCAGCCTTGGAAGCAATGAGTTGCCTGAAGTTTAAACCTGACGAACAAGAAATTGGGTTTCTGTCAATGGACTTCTCCCCACCTCATCATTTCCAGGCTTATTTGTTAGGACTCTTTCTAgttaacaaacaagcaaacatgtAATCCTGAGGAATTTTCCCATATTCTTTTGGTCTGGAAAGTACCACATTCCAAGATTGCTTGCTACTGAGAGTCTGGAGAGTTACTGAAATATGGAACGTTGGGATTTGCTGGGATTTCTAATCATCACATTGAACTGCAATGTAACAATTGTGggtgagttttatttttttaatctttcttttctctttatcaaAAATGACAGAATTCCATCTCTCTTCTAGAACCtggcttctttttctgtttttagttTTGCTGGTTAACTTTAAAGAACAAGCTTCTATGTTTTTGCCAGTAAAGGACCCAAGAATATATTTTTACCCCAGGAGGCTCTgtgtttgcttcctttttttctttcttcttcttcttctttttttaattttactctcATTCCACTGTGATTACTTAAGTGAAATGGTGTTTGAAATCTAACCAATTCTCCTTTCATTGACATGAGTGTTTGAAGACTAGAGCAGGTGGGAAAGGATATTTTTATGCTGTTATTCCTTTACTCAAATTACCAGGAATGGAGACAATTTTGCAAAAATAAACCAGAAGttattctctaattattttttttcttccagcttATTTCCTGTttagtttttaatcattttaaatacttaattgatattctattttcttatgcCTTTGAAGAGCAACTTGtgttgtaaattttaaaaaaatttgtcatcctgtgtttatttcactttttcccACTGCTTTAATAGGTAATAGACTACTATATGACTTTTTGTCCCTGTCTGACACTCCCCCCCCATTATAGGCAATATTCATAGTATCATAGGTCTAGAGATAGGATATCATAATTTGGTCCTTAGAAATCACTCAGTTCAACCCCTTTACTTATATTTTGAGAaaatattgagaaatattttGAGTCTCAGAAACTTGGCACGACTTCCCCAAGTTCACACATGGCAGAAAAGGGATTGAACTTGAAACTTTTGATCCCCAGGACAAGATTCTTTTTTTGGTACTATTGTTTTTACTCTCTAGATACAGAACTCAAGCATTTAAAAATTGCCTTGGTCTCACCCAATGGATGAGAAATGTTTCTTTTAAGTTATTTAGTTTCCTGGGTAgattttgaaaagtaaaaaaaaaatttcttttaatttccattcaCAGATGATAGCAACTTTCACAAATTTGGATCTCATTAAATGGAAGGTAGTTTGGATCACTGAAAAGTCAgttttatcagagacatttgaaCAAGCTTAGTTTGAAAATTTCCAAGCACAAATAGCAATGTTAATTGCTAACAGTGTTACCCAGCATAAATTCTGTGGAGTGTTCCTATAAACAGATATTAGCCACATTTATCTGTGTACTGAGTGTTACCATGTGGAATCGAAATCCTTTTAAAACAGTTTCTTTCATTAAGAGATTTAAACATAtcttctatagcagtgattcccaaagtgggcaccaccgccccctggtgggtgctgtagcaatccagggaggcggtgatggccacaggtgcaattatctttcctattaattgctattaaaatttaaaaaaaattaatttccaggggagctaagtaatatttttttttctggaaagggggcggtaggccaaaaaagtttaggaaccactgttCTATAGTCTTATTTACACCATTAGCTGACTTAGCAAGCACTTTTTTtcagagacaatataaaaataaatttcagctCCACCCAGAGATAACTGGACTTTTAAAAAGTTCAAAATAGTAGAggatgaattaatgaattaattcttAGTATACTTTTTTTGTCTAATAATCTTGAAGCCCTTAAGAAGAAACATAGGCTTAGTTTATGgaaaatggagtcacaaggagCTTAGATGTTAAATGTCCTGTTCAGAGTAGATTTACTCCATAGACTTCAGATTTATAAACAAAGCAACtcccaaacaaaccaaaaagcaTACTCAATGGCTCCCCTGTCCTCTTCTTACTTTGGAATTTGCTTCTCACTTCCAGTATTCTGAGAATTGTTTTCATACTTCTTGGTTCTCATATTTTTTCATAccaatttgttcttttctaggGAAGATCTGGCTCATCTTCATGATCATGCTGAGGATAGTGATAATTATTTTGGCAGGCTATCCAATCTACCAAGACGAACAAGAGAGATTTGTTTGCAATACTTTGCAACCAGGATGCTCCAATGTATGCTATGACATGTTCTCTCCTGTATCTCACTTCCGATTTTGGCTGATCCAGAACGTATCTGTTCTCCTACCATATGCCCTGTTCAGTGTTTATGTCTTTCACAAAGGAGCCCTCCATGCTGCCATGGGGGCCCGCCAACCAGATTTTTGTAAAGCAAGGCATACCCTCCCTGACCAGAGAGTAGTGAAGGGATCTGGCTGTTCTCAACGAAATTTCCCTGACTTTTCCACTGCGTATATAATACAACTTCTTCTGAGGATCCTGACTGAAGCTGCTTTTGGTGGTGCCCAATACTATCTCTTCGGATTCTGGGTTCCAAAGCGATTCTCCTGCTACCATTCTCCTTGTACAAGCACGGTAGATTGCTATATCTCCCGGCCCACAGAGAAATCAATCATGATGCTTTTTATTTGGGGAGTCAGCGCTCTGTCCTTTCTTCTAAGTTTTATTGACCTGATTTGTTGCATGCAGAGATGGCTGAGACGGAAGCATTTGGCTAAACGGATGATGAAAAACGTTTGTGTCAGTGAAGATCAGGGCCCCCCGCACTTTCCTCCTGGTCAAGCCAAACACTGTTTGAGCTCAGAGGTAGGGCGGGAGCCTCCAAAACGGGTGAAAAGGGTTAGTCAAACTAGTGAGAATGCTGGGTGGCCTGAGTCTCGAGGGGAAGATGATATCCCTCTTCCTTCTATGTTGTGGCCTAAAGATATAGCTTCCAGGTCAAACCTTAATAGCCCTGGTCGTAAGTCTTGCTCATCTGGAAGAATGACTTTTCTGGATGAAGATGGCAGCGACGTGATGTCCAATGGCAGTGAACAGCAAGGGATAGCTTCTAAAGAGAGGCAAAGCAGGCCTTTCAAAGAGGTTGGCAGGTCCAAAGACAACCCCCAGCTTGAAGAGTTTGCCTCTGGCCCTCGAAGCAGACTTGGAGGACATTATTCATCCAATGAGCCGAAACCTTCTACCTCTCCTGTGAGCTGCGGCAGCCCAGGCTACCTACGGGCCAAGAAGTCTGAATGGGTATGAAAGGATGATACCCAGGgggttaggaagatctgagaaaTCTGGCCTTCCTAAGGCCCTCCAGTACCAGCAGCCACAGTCATGGAAGATGGAAACCATAAGAAAGATTCAACCTTAAATTTACTTGGCACATGGAAATATCCAGGGAGGAATGATGAGCAGAAAGCAAACCTGGCAAAGGAGAAAAACAGGTCCTACAAAGGAAACTTGGATAGGTTCTCTTCACAGAACCAATTTCAGTAAGACTGACTACTGGAAGATAAGATTTCTGCTTTCTAAAAGTTAGGCTATTATCCCTAGAAATATCACTCTAAGTTCACGATATTacttattttgactttatttttgctCCTGTTTCTCCATGAAAACCTAAACACAGGCAAAAAAAGATTCTGTTTGGGTacaaaattgaattgaaaaactAATTTTAAGCTTTATCTTCAGTAATTCACTTGAATACTTCCCCTGAATACTTCTAAAGGGTTATCACATGGGACcactttgtttaaaaaatgctacATGCACCTCAAGACTTTTTAAGAGCAAAAACTAAGAAGGTGAGACTGTATCAGTGCCCACAGAAATATTGTGGCAGGTCTCTACCCCACCGGCAACATCCAGATACAAACTGGGAAACTTATAATGAAAAACAGACATGTTAGGTCATTGCTAATCTTATTGTTGTTATAGGTGTCAGAGTCTGGCTAATTCTCTTCTAACATGTTTAGTGTGAAGTGTTTTTCCTTGTACTAATAGAGCTCATTTGTGTTT belongs to Gracilinanus agilis isolate LMUSP501 chromosome 5, AgileGrace, whole genome shotgun sequence and includes:
- the GJD4 gene encoding gap junction delta-4 protein; the protein is MERWDLLGFLIITLNCNVTIVGKIWLIFMIMLRIVIIILAGYPIYQDEQERFVCNTLQPGCSNVCYDMFSPVSHFRFWLIQNVSVLLPYALFSVYVFHKGALHAAMGARQPDFCKARHTLPDQRVVKGSGCSQRNFPDFSTAYIIQLLLRILTEAAFGGAQYYLFGFWVPKRFSCYHSPCTSTVDCYISRPTEKSIMMLFIWGVSALSFLLSFIDLICCMQRWLRRKHLAKRMMKNVCVSEDQGPPHFPPGQAKHCLSSEVGREPPKRVKRVSQTSENAGWPESRGEDDIPLPSMLWPKDIASRSNLNSPGRKSCSSGRMTFLDEDGSDVMSNGSEQQGIASKERQSRPFKEVGRSKDNPQLEEFASGPRSRLGGHYSSNEPKPSTSPVSCGSPGYLRAKKSEWV